A genomic segment from Bradyrhizobium sp. ISRA430 encodes:
- a CDS encoding O-antigen ligase family protein produces the protein MTAESAARTDPADSWPWRSRWRAWRSPDALIRTADLLAAMIAASLPWSTTAPSIFVGLWLLAVTPSIGWRDYARSLAEPALALPFAILLLALVGILWSDGAWADRLHAIKPVAKLVLIPPLLYHFRRSEHGMWVCVAFLVSCALLAVFSWIVLLHPAWKISATASAGVPVKNYIDQSQEFTLCAFALALPALRFWRARQVGATIACLALILLFVTNMVFVASARTALLCIVVLLGLFAWRHLSRRAALFLLTGAVAASALAWTASPYLRQRITDISVEYQHGHEDISHASTAQRLTYWRKSALAFTEAPLLGHGTGSIKRQFERAATGRSDLDVEIVNNPHNQTLNVAVQWGLVGVALLYAMWLTHLRLFADEELAAWIGLVVVVQNIASSLLNSHLFDFHEGWMYVLGVGVAGGMALRARTPAGDDYWLRSWPTSPVMTSPNSSQA, from the coding sequence ATGACCGCCGAATCCGCGGCACGGACTGACCCTGCCGATTCATGGCCATGGCGCAGCCGATGGCGGGCCTGGCGCAGCCCGGACGCGCTGATCCGGACCGCCGACCTGCTCGCCGCCATGATCGCGGCCTCGCTCCCATGGTCGACCACGGCGCCGTCGATCTTTGTCGGGCTCTGGCTGCTCGCGGTGACGCCGAGCATCGGCTGGCGCGATTACGCGCGCAGTCTCGCCGAGCCGGCACTTGCCCTGCCCTTTGCGATCCTGCTGCTCGCCCTCGTCGGCATCCTGTGGTCGGACGGCGCATGGGCGGACCGGCTGCATGCAATCAAGCCTGTGGCGAAACTCGTGCTGATCCCGCCACTGCTCTATCACTTCAGGCGATCGGAGCACGGGATGTGGGTGTGCGTCGCCTTTCTTGTCTCCTGCGCCCTGCTTGCGGTCTTCTCCTGGATCGTGCTGCTCCATCCCGCCTGGAAGATCAGCGCGACCGCATCGGCCGGCGTACCCGTCAAGAACTACATCGACCAGAGCCAGGAGTTCACGCTGTGCGCCTTTGCGCTCGCGTTGCCCGCGCTGAGATTCTGGCGGGCGCGGCAAGTCGGAGCGACGATCGCCTGCCTGGCGCTGATCCTGCTGTTCGTCACCAACATGGTGTTCGTCGCGTCAGCGCGCACGGCGCTGCTCTGCATCGTGGTGCTGCTCGGGCTGTTCGCCTGGCGCCATCTGAGCCGGCGGGCAGCCCTATTCCTGCTCACTGGCGCCGTTGCCGCGAGCGCGCTCGCCTGGACGGCATCGCCCTATCTGCGCCAGCGCATCACCGACATTTCAGTCGAATATCAGCACGGCCATGAGGACATCAGCCACGCCTCGACCGCCCAACGCCTGACCTATTGGCGCAAGTCAGCCCTCGCCTTCACCGAAGCGCCGCTGCTCGGGCATGGCACAGGCTCGATCAAGCGGCAGTTCGAGCGCGCCGCCACAGGCCGAAGTGACCTCGACGTCGAGATCGTGAACAACCCGCACAACCAGACGCTCAATGTCGCCGTGCAGTGGGGCCTGGTTGGCGTCGCCCTGCTCTACGCGATGTGGCTCACCCATCTTCGCCTGTTCGCAGACGAAGAGCTTGCGGCCTGGATCGGCCTTGTCGTCGTCGTGCAGAACATCGCGAGCTCGCTCCTGAACTCGCATCTGTTCGATTTCCACGAGGGCTGGATGTATGTCCTCGGGGTCGGCGTTGCCGGCGGCATGGCGCTGCGCGCGAGAACGCCGGCCGGCGATGACTACTGGCTGCGCTCGTGGCCAACCTCGCCGGTGATGACGTCGCCGAACAGCTCCCAGGCCTGA
- a CDS encoding ABC transporter substrate-binding protein, which produces MPGRRNSLAALATLIAAGMLAASPASAQKKYDPGATDAEIKIGNIMPYSGPASSYGVIGKTEAAFFRMINDQGGINGRKINFISYDDAYSPPKAIEQARKLVESDEVLLIFQPLGTPSNSAIMKYMNAKKVPQLFVASGGTKFGDPKNFPWTMGFQPNYQSEGRIYAKYIRDHFPNGKIAVFWQNDDAGKDQFKGLKDGLGDKASMIIADQSYEVSDPSIDSQIVALHDSGADIFFSWAAPKGSAQAIRKVGELGWKPKFFLANTATSVASVLKPAGLEYAKDIISTVYLKDPTDPTWDKDLAVVKWREFMDKYYPEGDKANANNIYGYVQAEAMAQVLKQCGDNLTRENVMKQAANLKNFHTDLMLPGIMVNTSPDDYFPIEQMQLMRFNGQAWELFGDVITGEVGHERSQ; this is translated from the coding sequence ATGCCGGGTCGTCGCAACAGCCTTGCTGCCCTCGCCACGCTCATTGCTGCGGGAATGTTGGCCGCCTCACCGGCCTCGGCGCAAAAGAAATACGACCCCGGCGCCACCGACGCCGAAATCAAGATCGGCAACATCATGCCCTATAGCGGGCCCGCGTCCTCCTATGGCGTGATCGGCAAGACCGAGGCCGCGTTCTTCCGGATGATCAACGATCAGGGCGGCATCAACGGCCGCAAGATCAATTTCATCAGCTATGACGATGCGTATTCGCCGCCAAAGGCAATCGAGCAGGCACGCAAGCTTGTCGAGAGCGACGAGGTCTTGTTGATCTTCCAGCCGCTCGGCACGCCCTCGAATTCCGCGATCATGAAATACATGAACGCGAAGAAAGTGCCGCAGCTCTTCGTCGCCTCCGGCGGCACCAAGTTCGGGGACCCGAAGAATTTCCCATGGACCATGGGCTTCCAGCCGAACTACCAGAGCGAGGGGCGGATCTACGCAAAATACATTCGCGATCACTTCCCGAACGGCAAGATCGCAGTGTTCTGGCAGAACGACGATGCCGGCAAGGACCAGTTCAAGGGCCTGAAGGACGGGCTCGGCGACAAGGCCAGCATGATCATCGCCGACCAGTCCTACGAGGTGAGCGATCCCTCGATCGACTCGCAGATCGTGGCCTTGCACGATTCCGGTGCCGATATCTTCTTCTCCTGGGCCGCCCCAAAGGGCTCGGCGCAGGCGATCCGGAAGGTCGGCGAGCTCGGCTGGAAGCCCAAATTCTTCCTCGCCAACACCGCGACATCGGTTGCATCAGTGCTGAAGCCCGCCGGTCTCGAATATGCCAAGGACATCATCTCGACCGTCTATCTGAAAGACCCAACCGATCCGACCTGGGACAAAGACCTCGCCGTGGTGAAATGGCGTGAATTCATGGACAAATATTATCCCGAGGGCGACAAGGCCAACGCTAACAACATCTACGGCTATGTGCAGGCCGAAGCGATGGCGCAGGTCCTGAAACAATGCGGCGATAATCTTACGCGCGAGAACGTCATGAAGCAGGCTGCCAACCTGAAAAACTTCCACACCGATCTGATGCTGCCCGGTATCATGGTCAACACCTCGCCCGACGATTATTTCCCGATCGAGCAGATGCAGTTGATGCGCTTCAACGGTCAGGCCTGGGAGCTGTTCGGCGACGTCATCACCGGCGAGGTTGGCCACGAGCGCAGCCAGTAG
- a CDS encoding DMT family transporter, translating to MPLNDNRIDARDWSLLCVLSVLWGGSFFFNGAALRELPALTLVFLRVALGAIILLPLLRAQGIAFPNGFAGWRAFLAIGLLNNVAPFSLIVLGQTFIPSGLASILNATTPLFTVIVMAAAGEEMLQMRRVAGVALGLVGVIVLRGWGADARAGQALGILLCLGGAFSYGLAALAARRLLKDSPPLGTATFQLMASTFLMAIVVGAIEKPWRLPLPGVATWLAVLGLAGLSTALAYIVFFQILRRSGATNVMLVTPLIPVTAILLGWLVLGEPISAREIAGAMVIGSALLVIDGRVPGLPRRAA from the coding sequence ATGCCGCTCAACGACAACCGGATCGATGCGCGAGATTGGTCGCTGCTTTGCGTGCTCTCGGTCCTCTGGGGCGGCTCGTTCTTCTTCAATGGGGCGGCGCTGCGCGAACTGCCGGCTTTGACATTGGTGTTCCTGCGCGTCGCTCTTGGCGCGATCATTCTGCTGCCGCTGCTGCGCGCGCAGGGGATCGCATTTCCCAACGGCTTTGCCGGCTGGCGAGCATTCCTTGCGATCGGACTGCTCAACAACGTCGCGCCGTTCTCGCTGATCGTGCTCGGTCAGACCTTCATTCCGAGCGGTCTGGCGTCGATCCTCAATGCCACGACGCCGCTGTTCACGGTGATCGTGATGGCGGCTGCGGGCGAAGAGATGTTGCAGATGCGTCGCGTAGCCGGCGTCGCGCTGGGGCTCGTCGGCGTGATTGTCCTGAGAGGATGGGGCGCCGACGCGAGAGCGGGGCAGGCACTTGGCATCCTACTCTGCCTTGGCGGCGCCTTCAGCTATGGCCTCGCGGCGCTGGCGGCGCGGCGATTGTTGAAGGACTCGCCTCCGCTCGGGACGGCAACGTTTCAACTCATGGCCTCGACGTTTTTGATGGCGATTGTCGTCGGCGCGATCGAGAAGCCATGGCGGCTGCCGCTGCCGGGTGTGGCGACGTGGCTTGCGGTGCTTGGTCTTGCGGGTCTTTCGACGGCATTGGCCTACATCGTTTTCTTTCAGATCCTGCGCCGCTCGGGCGCGACCAATGTCATGCTGGTGACGCCGCTCATCCCTGTGACCGCCATTCTTCTGGGATGGCTGGTGCTCGGCGAGCCAATCTCAGCGCGAGAAATCGCAGGTGCGATGGTCATCGGCAGCGCATTGCTCGTGATAGACGGGCGCGTGCCGGGTTTGCCGCGGCGCGCTGCGTAG
- a CDS encoding NAD(P)-dependent oxidoreductase: MARVAFIGLGRMGHGMAGRYLDAGFTVTLWNRSKAKAEDLIARGALWATSPEDAAIDADAVVTMVADDEASRAVWLGLKGAAKTAKAGTIAIECSTVSYDHAREMARELNGRGLTYIDCPVTGLPDAAASGKLTLLVGADPADLDRARPYLEPIGSTIRHFGAVGSGTVYKLINNLMGAIQIAGLAEGLAIAEQAGLDMNLVLESIQAGVAASPQVQRHSKRMVARDFSGATFTSALRHKDAAYAVKLAETLLADKPLVARAAVESYARAKAAMPDDDEGRMIELVSRPKKRNTS; encoded by the coding sequence ATGGCCCGCGTCGCCTTCATCGGATTGGGGCGGATGGGCCACGGCATGGCCGGCCGATATCTCGATGCCGGCTTCACGGTGACGCTGTGGAATCGCAGCAAGGCCAAAGCCGAAGACCTGATCGCGCGTGGTGCGCTTTGGGCGACCTCGCCGGAGGACGCCGCGATCGATGCCGACGCCGTCGTCACCATGGTCGCGGACGACGAAGCCTCGCGTGCGGTCTGGCTCGGGCTCAAGGGCGCGGCCAAGACCGCAAAGGCCGGAACGATCGCGATCGAATGCTCCACGGTCTCCTATGATCATGCGCGCGAGATGGCCCGCGAGCTGAACGGCCGCGGCCTCACCTACATCGATTGCCCGGTCACCGGATTGCCGGATGCGGCAGCTAGCGGAAAGCTGACACTTTTGGTCGGGGCCGACCCCGCCGATCTCGATCGCGCGCGGCCTTATCTGGAGCCGATCGGTTCGACCATCCGCCATTTCGGCGCAGTCGGCTCCGGCACGGTCTACAAGCTCATCAACAATCTGATGGGCGCGATCCAGATCGCAGGGCTTGCCGAGGGGCTTGCGATTGCCGAGCAGGCCGGGCTCGACATGAACCTGGTGCTGGAGTCGATCCAGGCCGGCGTTGCCGCCAGTCCCCAGGTGCAGCGCCACTCCAAGCGGATGGTCGCCCGCGACTTCAGCGGCGCAACTTTTACATCGGCGCTGCGGCACAAGGATGCCGCCTATGCCGTGAAGCTTGCCGAGACCTTGCTGGCCGACAAGCCGCTCGTCGCGCGCGCCGCGGTCGAGTCCTACGCGCGAGCCAAAGCCGCGATGCCGGACGACGATGAAGGCAGGATGATCGAGCTCGTGTCGAGGCCGAAGAAGAGGAACACTTCCTAG
- the prfB gene encoding peptide chain release factor 2 (programmed frameshift), with product MRAEIERLVEEIKQSVGLLRRHLDVEKSTARLAELNKLAEDPNLWNDPQKAQKLMQERTSLEDALSGIGKVEQELEDDVGMIELGEAEGDEGVVAEAEAALKNLKKEVARRELEALLSGEADRFDSYLEVHAGAGGTESQDWAQMLLRMYTRWAETHGFKVEVLEESDGEEAGIKSATIQVSGHNAYGWLKTEAGVHRLVRISPFDSNARRHTSFSSVQVFPVIDDSIKIDIKESDVRVDTMRSGGAGGQHVNKTESAVRLTHIPSGIAVVCQAGRSQHKNRAQAWDMLRARLYESELKKREEKAAADQAAKTDIGWGHQIRSYVLQPYQMVKDLRTGVQTSDTSGVLGGDLDEFMAATLAQRAFGTTTGEIEDVD from the exons ATGCGCGCCGAAATCGAACGGTTGGTAGAAGAGATCAAGCAGTCAGTCGGGCTGCTGAGGAGGCATCTT GACGTCGAGAAATCGACGGCGCGCCTTGCTGAGCTGAACAAGCTCGCTGAAGATCCCAACCTCTGGAACGATCCCCAGAAGGCCCAGAAGCTGATGCAGGAACGCACCTCGCTCGAGGATGCGCTGTCGGGTATCGGCAAAGTCGAGCAGGAGCTCGAGGACGACGTCGGCATGATCGAACTCGGCGAGGCCGAGGGCGATGAGGGCGTCGTCGCCGAAGCGGAAGCTGCGCTCAAGAACCTGAAGAAGGAAGTCGCACGGCGCGAGCTCGAAGCGTTGCTGTCCGGCGAGGCCGATCGCTTCGATTCCTATCTCGAGGTCCATGCCGGCGCCGGTGGCACCGAGAGCCAGGACTGGGCGCAGATGCTGCTGCGCATGTACACACGCTGGGCCGAAACCCACGGCTTCAAGGTCGAGGTGTTGGAGGAGTCCGACGGCGAAGAGGCCGGCATCAAGTCGGCGACCATCCAGGTCTCCGGCCACAACGCCTACGGCTGGTTGAAGACGGAGGCCGGCGTGCACCGGCTGGTCCGCATCTCGCCGTTCGATTCCAACGCACGCCGGCACACCTCGTTCTCGAGCGTGCAGGTTTTCCCGGTCATCGACGACAGCATCAAGATCGACATCAAGGAATCGGATGTCCGCGTCGACACCATGCGTTCGGGCGGTGCCGGCGGCCAGCACGTCAACAAGACCGAATCCGCGGTGCGACTGACGCATATTCCGAGCGGCATCGCGGTGGTCTGCCAGGCCGGCCGCTCCCAGCACAAGAACCGGGCGCAGGCCTGGGACATGCTGCGCGCGCGGCTTTACGAGAGCGAGCTGAAGAAGCGCGAGGAGAAGGCCGCCGCAGACCAGGCCGCCAAGACCGATATCGGCTGGGGCCATCAGATCCGCTCCTACGTGCTGCAGCCCTACCAGATGGTGAAGGACCTGCGCACGGGCGTGCAGACCTCCGACACGTCAGGCGTGCTCGGCGGCGACCTCGACGAGTTCATGGCTGCGACGCTGGCGCAGCGCGCCTTCGGCACCACGACCGGCGAGATCGAGGACGTGGACTGA
- a CDS encoding penicillin-binding protein 1A → MRLLVRFMGFLFAAGTVMFLVGVGAVAGLIWHFSKDLPDYSQLQDYEPPVMTRVHAVDGSLLGEYAKERRLYLPIQAVPKLVINAFLAAEDKNFYEHGGIDYTGMARAGLLYLQNYGSNRRPQGASTITQQVAKNFLLTNEVSFSRKIKEALLAMRIEKTYSKDKILELYLNEIYLGLGAYGIAAASLVYFDKSVNELTIAEAAYLAALPKMPATLHPVRNRDRAIERRNYVIDRLQENGWIKQADADKARKEPLAVTNRSNGAHTFAGEYFAEEVRRDIFERYGEKKLYEGGLSVRTTLDPKIQVMARKTMVSGLVNYDEQQGYRGAISKLDTSGDWGVKLAEIKSLSDISPWRMAVVLETSDQSARIGFQPSRELGGAVSKQRETGIVTLDGVRWARAAQGGTKGKTPTAVSQVLQPGDVIYADPLYKDGQPVEGQYRLRQIPEVSGAMVVMDPWTGRVLAMVGGFSFDQSQFNRATQAYRQPGSSFKPIVYSAALDNGYTPSTVVLDAPIEIDQGQGAGVWRPENFSSGKFQGPVTLRNALRQSLNTVTVRLAQDIGMPLIGEYARRFGVYDELPNYLSYALGAGETTAMRMVTAYSMIANGGRRVKPTLIDRIQDRYGHTIFKHDQRECRGCDAPGGWKNQNEPLLIDRREQVLDSMTAYQITELMEGVVQAGTATVVKEVGKPIAGKTGTTNEAKDAWFVGFSPDVAVAIYMGYDKPRPLGRGNAATGGHLAAPIARDFLKLALADKQAVPFKVPAGIKLIRVVAKTGMRAGPGETGGTILEAFKPGTAPPDNYSVIGVADADGRVPQQAPPDTGFFMRPGTGGLY, encoded by the coding sequence ATGCGCTTGCTGGTGCGGTTCATGGGCTTCCTGTTCGCCGCGGGAACGGTGATGTTCCTTGTTGGTGTCGGTGCCGTGGCAGGCCTGATCTGGCATTTCTCCAAGGACTTGCCCGATTACTCTCAGCTTCAGGATTACGAACCGCCGGTGATGACCCGCGTGCACGCGGTCGACGGTTCGCTGCTCGGCGAATACGCCAAGGAGCGCCGGCTCTATCTGCCGATCCAGGCGGTGCCGAAGCTCGTGATCAACGCCTTCCTGGCGGCCGAGGACAAGAATTTCTACGAGCACGGGGGCATCGACTACACCGGCATGGCCCGCGCCGGATTGCTCTATCTGCAGAACTACGGCTCCAACCGCCGCCCGCAGGGTGCTTCGACGATCACCCAGCAGGTCGCCAAGAACTTCCTCCTGACCAACGAGGTCTCGTTCTCGCGCAAGATCAAGGAAGCCTTGCTGGCGATGCGGATCGAGAAGACCTACTCCAAGGACAAGATCCTCGAACTGTACCTCAACGAAATCTATCTCGGCCTCGGCGCCTACGGCATCGCGGCGGCTTCGCTGGTCTATTTCGACAAGTCGGTGAACGAGCTGACGATCGCGGAAGCCGCTTATCTGGCGGCGCTGCCGAAGATGCCGGCAACGCTGCATCCGGTGCGTAACCGCGACCGCGCCATCGAGCGCCGCAACTACGTGATCGACCGTCTCCAGGAGAACGGCTGGATCAAGCAGGCCGACGCCGACAAGGCGCGCAAGGAGCCGCTGGCCGTCACCAATCGTTCCAACGGTGCCCACACCTTCGCCGGCGAATATTTCGCCGAGGAAGTCCGCCGCGACATCTTCGAGCGCTATGGCGAGAAGAAGCTCTATGAGGGCGGCCTGTCGGTCCGCACCACGCTCGATCCGAAGATCCAGGTCATGGCGCGCAAGACCATGGTCTCGGGCCTCGTGAACTATGACGAGCAGCAGGGCTATCGCGGCGCGATCAGCAAGCTCGATACGTCAGGCGACTGGGGCGTGAAGCTTGCCGAGATCAAGTCGCTCTCCGACATCTCGCCGTGGCGCATGGCGGTGGTGCTGGAAACCAGCGACCAGTCGGCACGCATCGGCTTCCAGCCGAGCCGCGAGCTCGGCGGCGCCGTGAGCAAGCAGCGCGAGACCGGCATCGTCACGCTCGACGGCGTGCGCTGGGCGCGGGCCGCGCAGGGCGGTACCAAAGGCAAGACGCCGACTGCGGTGTCCCAGGTGCTCCAGCCCGGCGACGTGATCTATGCCGATCCACTCTACAAGGACGGACAGCCCGTCGAGGGCCAATACCGCCTGCGGCAGATCCCCGAAGTATCCGGCGCCATGGTGGTGATGGATCCGTGGACCGGCCGCGTGCTCGCGATGGTCGGCGGCTTCTCGTTCGACCAGAGCCAGTTCAACCGCGCCACGCAGGCCTACCGGCAGCCGGGTTCGTCGTTCAAGCCGATCGTCTATTCCGCGGCGCTCGACAATGGCTATACGCCCTCGACTGTCGTGCTCGACGCGCCGATCGAAATCGACCAGGGGCAAGGCGCCGGCGTGTGGCGCCCGGAGAACTTCTCCTCGGGAAAATTCCAGGGACCGGTGACGCTGCGCAACGCGCTGCGGCAGTCGCTCAACACCGTCACGGTGCGGCTCGCACAGGACATCGGCATGCCCTTGATCGGCGAATACGCTCGCCGCTTCGGCGTCTATGACGAGCTGCCGAACTATCTCTCCTACGCGCTCGGCGCCGGCGAAACGACGGCGATGCGCATGGTGACGGCCTATTCGATGATCGCCAATGGCGGCCGACGCGTGAAGCCGACGCTGATCGATCGCATCCAGGACCGCTACGGCCACACCATCTTCAAGCACGACCAGCGCGAATGCCGCGGCTGCGACGCGCCGGGCGGCTGGAAGAACCAGAACGAGCCGCTGTTGATCGACCGCCGCGAGCAGGTGCTGGACTCCATGACGGCCTATCAGATCACCGAGCTGATGGAAGGCGTCGTGCAGGCCGGCACCGCGACTGTCGTCAAGGAGGTCGGCAAGCCGATCGCCGGCAAGACGGGCACGACCAACGAGGCCAAGGATGCCTGGTTCGTCGGCTTCTCGCCCGACGTCGCCGTCGCAATCTATATGGGCTACGACAAGCCGCGGCCGCTCGGCAGAGGCAACGCCGCCACCGGCGGCCATCTGGCAGCGCCCATCGCGCGCGACTTCCTGAAGCTCGCGCTCGCCGACAAGCAAGCGGTCCCGTTCAAGGTGCCGGCCGGCATCAAGCTGATCCGCGTCGTTGCCAAGACCGGCATGCGTGCCGGCCCGGGTGAGACCGGTGGAACCATCCTCGAAGCCTTCAAGCCGGGTACGGCGCCGCCGGACAACTACTCGGTCATCGGCGTTGCCGACGCCGACGGGCGCGTGCCGCAGCAGGCGCCGCCCGATACCGGCTTCTTCATGCGTCCGGGCACCGGCGGGCTGTACTAG